The Sphingobium aromaticiconvertens genome has a segment encoding these proteins:
- a CDS encoding PKD domain-containing protein, with the protein MKGLGTAKSFATLSLLLATPAGADQAAGPVSASAQADPLFTQPYIDKDEWRDAPVRHRYVHGGFKDTETRFSFYFPEKVHYQGRFFQHITPVPDDENLAQKSPVGEENKIGFSIASGAYFVETNGGGRDQVGMPGKPNDATIAAYRANAAAARYSRVVAQQIYGGKRPYGYAFGGSGGGFRTVGSIENTNGVWDGVVPYVLGSPMAPPNMFSVRMRAMRVLNDRFPQILDAVEPGGSGDPYAGLTPDQASVLREVTAMGFPTPSWFGWRTMGIHGFAALYGGMQMADPSYFTDFWTKPGYLGHDDPKAFEGYRLQFDAKVAAPITAQEAATLNLDTRITNGAANVDNAFAALQGKAARRIVAFRLSSAPPAIYFVGGDLIVGSGEAVKQRLTISRIVGDVVVLGVVDDAVAAKIRAGDSVRVDNSNFLAAETYHWHQVPPADAGYPEWDQFRKPDGTPLYPQRAFLLGPLFTAATTGKPMGQPPMTGKFQGKMILVENLWDREAMPWQGDWYRRQVAANLGAATDSNFRIWFTDHALHGDSAKQEDPTRTVSYLGVLQQALRDLSAWVEKGGAPPASTAYRIDNGQVIAPSDATTRKGIQPVVAVTANGSAKAVVKPQTSVTFTAAIAVPPGAGKVVSAEWDFDGSGSFPVKAKLPAGPNARVVLKTSHVFVKPGTYFPALRVASERKGDTASPYARIQNLGRVRVVVE; encoded by the coding sequence ATGAAGGGTTTAGGAACGGCCAAAAGCTTCGCGACACTATCGCTTTTACTGGCGACGCCCGCCGGCGCTGATCAGGCGGCTGGTCCGGTGTCGGCATCTGCACAGGCAGACCCCCTCTTCACCCAGCCCTATATCGACAAGGACGAATGGCGCGATGCACCGGTGCGCCACCGCTATGTTCATGGCGGCTTCAAGGACACGGAAACGCGCTTCTCCTTCTACTTCCCCGAAAAGGTGCACTATCAGGGCCGTTTCTTCCAGCACATCACCCCCGTTCCGGACGATGAAAATCTGGCGCAGAAAAGCCCGGTCGGCGAGGAGAATAAGATCGGCTTTTCGATCGCCTCGGGCGCCTATTTCGTTGAGACGAATGGCGGCGGGCGCGATCAAGTCGGGATGCCCGGCAAGCCCAACGATGCCACCATCGCCGCCTATCGCGCCAATGCCGCCGCCGCCCGCTATTCGCGCGTCGTCGCGCAGCAGATATATGGCGGCAAACGGCCCTATGGCTATGCTTTTGGCGGTAGCGGCGGCGGGTTCCGCACGGTAGGGTCGATCGAAAATACCAATGGCGTGTGGGACGGCGTCGTCCCCTATGTGTTGGGATCGCCGATGGCGCCGCCCAATATGTTCTCGGTGCGGATGCGGGCAATGCGCGTGCTGAACGACAGGTTTCCCCAGATCCTGGATGCGGTCGAGCCGGGCGGCAGCGGCGATCCCTATGCCGGGCTGACACCCGATCAGGCGTCGGTTTTGCGGGAAGTGACGGCGATGGGCTTTCCCACGCCTTCCTGGTTCGGCTGGCGCACGATGGGCATTCATGGCTTCGCTGCCCTTTATGGCGGGATGCAGATGGCCGACCCGTCCTACTTCACCGATTTCTGGACCAAACCCGGCTATCTTGGCCATGACGACCCGAAGGCGTTCGAGGGCTATCGCCTGCAATTTGATGCCAAGGTCGCAGCCCCCATCACCGCGCAGGAAGCCGCGACGCTGAACCTCGACACCCGGATCACCAATGGCGCCGCCAATGTCGACAACGCCTTTGCCGCGCTTCAGGGGAAAGCCGCGCGCCGAATCGTCGCCTTCCGCCTGTCGAGCGCGCCGCCCGCCATCTATTTCGTCGGCGGCGACCTGATCGTCGGTTCGGGAGAGGCCGTAAAACAGCGGCTTACCATCAGCCGGATCGTCGGCGATGTCGTCGTGCTGGGCGTCGTCGATGATGCGGTCGCGGCAAAGATCAGGGCGGGCGACTCCGTCCGGGTCGACAACAGCAATTTCCTCGCCGCCGAAACCTATCACTGGCATCAGGTGCCGCCAGCCGATGCGGGCTATCCCGAATGGGACCAGTTCCGAAAGCCGGACGGCACGCCCCTCTATCCGCAACGCGCCTTCCTGCTTGGCCCATTGTTCACCGCCGCCACCACGGGCAAGCCAATGGGACAGCCGCCCATGACCGGAAAGTTTCAGGGCAAGATGATCCTGGTCGAAAACCTGTGGGATCGGGAAGCCATGCCGTGGCAAGGCGACTGGTATCGCCGTCAGGTCGCGGCCAATCTGGGGGCCGCCACGGATAGTAATTTCCGCATCTGGTTCACTGATCATGCGCTGCACGGCGACAGCGCCAAACAGGAAGATCCGACCCGCACCGTCAGTTATCTGGGCGTACTCCAGCAGGCGCTGCGCGACCTGTCGGCCTGGGTAGAAAAGGGCGGCGCCCCGCCCGCCAGCACCGCCTATCGCATCGACAATGGGCAGGTCATCGCCCCCAGCGATGCGACCACGCGCAAGGGCATCCAGCCCGTCGTCGCGGTAACGGCCAATGGCAGCGCAAAAGCGGTGGTAAAGCCCCAGACCAGCGTGACATTCACCGCCGCCATCGCGGTGCCGCCCGGCGCGGGCAAGGTCGTTTCGGCGGAATGGGATTTCGACGGCAGCGGTTCTTTCCCGGTCAAGGCGAAGCTGCCTGCTGGACCAAATGCCAGGGTGGTGCTCAAAACCAGCCATGTCTTCGTCAAGCCCGGCACTTATTTCCCGGCGCTGCGCGTCGCGTCGGAGCGCAAGGGCGACACCGCCTCCCCCTATGCCCGCATCCAGAATCTGGGCCGCGTCAGGGTGGTGGTGGAATAG
- a CDS encoding acyl-CoA dehydrogenase family protein: protein MSMTRAELQDAADKAFGQSDLAPDAEKAWGLIAEMGFLMMAVPEAQGGLGLGLEAAGVVHDALGRVLVPGPAIAQMLVIEALNAADTLADRDSLIERAVGGEVMTASLALRNSATLLTCVPNADRASHVLLVEEARIALLPMDGLTITPRDTWDKTRRLFDVSVDGSTPQIILAEGNASTALAQRLSMQRSFALAADSLGGANATLRLTIDYLETRHQFDRPLALFQALKHRVADLKTAIVAAEALLWERASDRAMDAITMGALKAHACNVYRMVTEEAVQLHGGIGLTMEHHCHLFLKRAMLNAALGGDADHWEEETGRQALGQAIA from the coding sequence ATGAGCATGACCCGCGCCGAATTGCAGGATGCCGCCGACAAGGCATTCGGCCAGAGCGACCTGGCGCCCGATGCCGAAAAGGCGTGGGGCCTGATCGCCGAAATGGGCTTTTTGATGATGGCCGTGCCCGAGGCACAGGGCGGCCTGGGCCTGGGGCTGGAGGCGGCAGGCGTCGTCCATGACGCCTTGGGCCGCGTATTGGTACCCGGTCCCGCCATCGCGCAGATGCTGGTGATCGAGGCGCTGAACGCAGCGGACACGCTGGCCGATCGGGATTCCCTGATCGAACGCGCCGTGGGCGGCGAGGTGATGACCGCGTCGCTGGCCCTCCGCAACAGCGCCACGCTTCTGACCTGTGTGCCCAACGCCGATCGCGCCAGCCATGTCCTGCTGGTGGAGGAGGCGCGCATCGCTTTATTGCCGATGGACGGGCTGACGATCACACCCCGCGACACATGGGATAAGACCCGCCGCCTTTTCGATGTGTCGGTCGATGGCTCCACCCCGCAGATCATATTGGCGGAGGGGAACGCCTCGACTGCGCTTGCACAGCGATTGTCGATGCAACGCTCCTTTGCGCTGGCGGCCGATTCGCTGGGCGGCGCGAATGCGACCCTGCGGCTGACCATCGACTATCTGGAAACCCGCCATCAATTCGACAGGCCGTTGGCGCTGTTCCAGGCCCTGAAGCACCGCGTTGCCGACCTCAAGACCGCGATCGTCGCGGCAGAGGCGCTGCTGTGGGAGCGGGCGAGCGACAGAGCGATGGACGCGATCACCATGGGCGCGCTGAAGGCCCATGCGTGCAACGTCTATCGCATGGTGACGGAGGAAGCGGTGCAACTGCACGGCGGCATCGGCCTCACCATGGAGCATCATTGCCACCTGTTCCTCAAGCGCGCGATGCTGAACGCCGCGCTGGGCGGGGACGCCGATCATTGGGAAGAAGAAACGGGCAGACAGGCGCTGGGACAAGCGATCGCCTGA
- a CDS encoding acyl-CoA dehydrogenase family protein, with translation MTDALDTLRQEVRLWLEGNAPQDWRDHCTTEEAFVDLQRSWFATLAKGGYAVPHWPAGWPGGGRGLAEQKVIYEEFARADTPRLLLSFMSTYHAASTLFEWGSEAQRQYYIPRILDGEIWCQGFSEPNAGSDLASLKTRAERQGDVYIVNGQKLWSTMGQFADKCLLLVRTSSEGAKQAGLTYLLLDLKAKGVTVRPIHQIHGDEEFAEVFLDNVEIPVTDRLGKEGQGWAVAQSTLSSERGLTLLELSARMRGALWRIGDLIRANGRDNDSGILRDFGRLATKVDAACAVADQFLANRIAGEERVGDASIVKLSYSRTLRGFTSLGLRIGGMDTQYHDPITFGGGMETGNWMADFMNSYAWTIAGGSDEVQRNIIAERLLGMPREPKSWTLKEAVA, from the coding sequence TTGACCGACGCGCTCGACACTCTGCGACAGGAGGTGCGCCTCTGGCTGGAGGGGAACGCGCCGCAGGACTGGCGCGACCACTGCACCACGGAGGAGGCGTTTGTGGACCTCCAGCGCAGTTGGTTCGCGACACTGGCGAAGGGCGGCTATGCGGTTCCTCACTGGCCCGCCGGATGGCCAGGTGGCGGACGCGGCCTGGCCGAACAGAAGGTCATCTATGAGGAGTTCGCCCGCGCCGATACGCCGCGCCTGCTGCTCTCCTTCATGTCCACTTATCATGCCGCCTCCACCCTGTTCGAATGGGGCAGCGAGGCGCAGCGGCAATATTATATCCCCCGCATATTGGACGGCGAAATCTGGTGTCAGGGCTTTTCCGAGCCAAATGCCGGGTCCGACCTCGCCTCGCTCAAGACCCGCGCCGAGCGGCAGGGGGACGTCTATATCGTCAACGGGCAAAAGCTCTGGTCGACCATGGGCCAGTTCGCCGACAAATGCCTGCTGCTGGTCCGCACCAGCAGCGAGGGCGCCAAGCAGGCCGGTCTGACCTACCTGTTACTGGACCTGAAAGCGAAGGGCGTGACCGTGCGCCCAATCCACCAGATTCACGGCGACGAGGAATTTGCCGAAGTCTTCCTCGACAATGTCGAGATACCAGTGACGGATCGTCTTGGCAAAGAGGGTCAGGGATGGGCCGTCGCTCAGTCCACTTTGTCGTCCGAACGCGGCCTCACCCTGCTGGAACTGAGCGCCCGGATGCGCGGGGCGCTGTGGCGGATCGGCGACCTGATCCGCGCCAATGGACGCGACAATGACAGCGGCATCCTGCGTGACTTTGGGCGGCTGGCGACGAAGGTCGATGCGGCCTGCGCGGTCGCCGACCAGTTTCTGGCCAACCGCATCGCCGGGGAAGAGCGCGTCGGTGACGCCTCCATCGTCAAGCTCTCCTATTCGCGCACGTTGCGCGGCTTTACCTCGCTGGGCCTGCGGATCGGTGGGATGGACACGCAATATCATGACCCCATCACCTTTGGCGGAGGCATGGAGACGGGCAACTGGATGGCCGATTTCATGAACAGCTATGCCTGGACGATCGCGGGCGGCAGTGACGAGGTACAGCGCAATATCATTGCCGAGCGCCTGCTGGGAATGCCGCGCGAACCCAAAAGCTGGACGCTGAAGGAGGCCGTGGCATGA
- a CDS encoding non-heme iron oxygenase ferredoxin subunit, with protein MSEAQFIAVARAEDVPDGTVVAIEANGRAIMLCHFEGQIYALENMCSHAQEPLACGRMRLGWIACPAHGARFDLETGEPLTGPASAPIATYPVRIAGEMIEVAL; from the coding sequence ATGAGCGAAGCGCAGTTTATCGCCGTGGCCCGCGCAGAGGATGTGCCGGACGGCACGGTGGTGGCCATAGAGGCGAATGGCCGCGCGATCATGCTGTGCCATTTCGAAGGACAGATCTATGCGCTGGAGAATATGTGCTCGCACGCGCAGGAACCGTTGGCCTGCGGGCGGATGCGATTGGGCTGGATCGCCTGTCCCGCGCATGGCGCGCGCTTCGACCTGGAAACCGGCGAACCGCTGACCGGCCCCGCCAGCGCGCCGATCGCCACCTATCCGGTCAGGATCGCGGGCGAGATGATCGAAGTCGCGCTCTGA
- a CDS encoding acyl-CoA dehydrogenase family protein — protein sequence MDDACTSVPGPRTPVSLCPMNFEWTEEEAAFRQRLRDLLAETLPDDWERFSQHGPASPALTDYARTFCGMLAAQGLLTPHWPVEIGGQGLDPWHQTILAEEMWIAGEPRGGQYMNVNWIGPTLIRYGSPDQQARYLPPIAEGQALWCQGFSEPGSGSDLASLRTRAVLDGDSYRVSGQKIWTSYARLADTCFLVCRTSDDRKKGISILLVPMDTPGITVRQIPSLIGEGDIHEVFFDEIVVPVSARLGDEGQAWEIIAYSLTNERLGIPRYALACAALDRAVTVLKAQGEFEGEAVKIEAAHAAALCEAARMASYAIVDRRCKGQAIGAESSSARFATVMAERRVAEYVVEYLPQALADAHPYLKMHHQRGIVAGIAAGAAEIQLNIIASDVLKLPREPR from the coding sequence ATGGACGACGCCTGCACGTCTGTTCCCGGTCCGCGCACTCCAGTATCGCTCTGTCCGATGAACTTTGAATGGACCGAGGAAGAGGCGGCGTTCCGCCAGCGGCTACGCGATTTGCTGGCAGAGACGTTGCCTGATGACTGGGAGCGCTTTTCCCAGCATGGCCCGGCCTCGCCCGCGCTGACCGATTATGCCCGCACCTTTTGCGGCATGCTGGCGGCTCAGGGATTGTTGACGCCGCACTGGCCGGTGGAGATTGGCGGGCAGGGGTTGGACCCGTGGCACCAGACCATATTGGCCGAGGAAATGTGGATCGCGGGTGAGCCGCGTGGCGGGCAATATATGAACGTCAACTGGATCGGCCCGACGCTGATCCGCTATGGCTCGCCCGATCAGCAGGCGCGCTATTTGCCGCCGATCGCGGAGGGACAAGCGCTCTGGTGTCAGGGCTTTTCCGAACCCGGTTCCGGCTCCGACCTTGCCTCGCTCCGCACCCGCGCGGTGCTGGATGGCGACAGCTATCGCGTGTCGGGGCAGAAGATCTGGACCAGCTATGCGAGACTCGCTGACACCTGTTTCCTTGTCTGCCGCACCAGCGACGATCGCAAGAAGGGCATCTCCATCCTGTTGGTGCCGATGGACACGCCGGGCATCACCGTGCGGCAAATCCCCTCGCTGATCGGTGAGGGCGACATTCATGAGGTGTTTTTCGATGAGATCGTCGTGCCCGTGTCCGCGCGGCTTGGGGATGAGGGGCAGGCGTGGGAGATCATCGCCTATTCGCTGACCAACGAACGGCTGGGCATCCCGCGCTATGCGCTGGCTTGCGCGGCGCTCGACCGGGCGGTTACTGTGCTGAAGGCGCAGGGCGAGTTTGAGGGCGAGGCCGTGAAGATCGAGGCCGCGCACGCCGCCGCCCTGTGCGAAGCGGCGCGGATGGCGAGCTATGCGATCGTCGACCGGCGCTGCAAGGGGCAGGCGATCGGCGCGGAGTCCAGTTCCGCCCGCTTCGCCACCGTCATGGCGGAGCGGCGGGTCGCCGAATATGTGGTCGAGTATCTGCCGCAAGCGCTGGCCGACGCGCATCCCTATCTCAAAATGCATCACCAACGCGGGATCGTTGCGGGCATCGCGGCGGGCGCTGCGGAAATCCAGCTCAACATCATCGCCTCCGATGTGCTCAAACTGCCACGGGAGCCGCGCTGA
- a CDS encoding acyl-CoA dehydrogenase family protein, whose protein sequence is MDLSLSDDQVAILDAIDSLAKPYAGASLHEAGFAFSSDALDRELAEGGFLDVAFDPDLGAVSAALIVERLARLPQAVEAAASALVRPLLGDDLPRPLCLMEEGKAHRPIRFLAPGATVLVVGKDRVSTFATADQVRAEPEALYGYPMGTLLELPSERTDHAVSANEVRVRWRVGLAAEAAGLLAASLESTSVHVTDRQQFGRPLATFQALRHRLAEAQVRTNGVYWLAMKAAGTLDAGDAALAALHAQESARATVYDFHQFLGAMGMTLEHPLHLWTYRLKALIGELGGRGGQGLAAADVLWG, encoded by the coding sequence ATGGACCTTTCGCTTTCCGACGATCAGGTCGCGATCCTCGACGCGATCGACTCATTGGCCAAACCCTATGCCGGGGCGTCGCTGCACGAGGCTGGCTTTGCGTTCAGCAGCGACGCGCTCGACCGCGAACTGGCGGAGGGCGGGTTCCTTGATGTCGCCTTCGACCCCGATCTGGGCGCGGTATCCGCCGCGCTGATCGTCGAGCGGCTGGCGCGGCTGCCCCAAGCGGTGGAAGCCGCTGCGAGTGCGCTCGTTCGACCATTGCTGGGCGATGACCTGCCCCGCCCGCTATGCCTGATGGAAGAGGGGAAGGCGCATCGCCCGATCCGCTTTCTGGCCCCCGGCGCGACCGTGCTGGTCGTAGGCAAGGACCGGGTATCTACCTTCGCGACCGCGGACCAAGTGCGGGCCGAGCCGGAGGCGCTATATGGCTATCCTATGGGCACATTGCTTGAGCTGCCGTCGGAACGAACCGATCACGCTGTTTCTGCCAATGAAGTGCGCGTTCGCTGGCGTGTGGGACTGGCGGCGGAAGCGGCGGGATTGCTGGCCGCCTCGCTGGAAAGCACATCGGTCCACGTGACCGACCGCCAGCAGTTCGGTCGTCCACTCGCAACCTTTCAGGCGCTGCGTCACCGGCTGGCGGAAGCGCAGGTGCGCACCAACGGTGTCTACTGGCTGGCGATGAAGGCGGCGGGCACGCTCGATGCCGGAGACGCGGCACTGGCCGCGCTGCACGCGCAGGAATCGGCGCGCGCGACCGTGTATGATTTTCACCAGTTTCTCGGTGCGATGGGGATGACGCTGGAGCATCCGCTGCACCTGTGGACCTATCGCCTCAAAGCGTTGATCGGTGAATTGGGCGGGCGCGGCGGGCAGGGGCTGGCGGCGGCGGATGTCCTCTGGGGCTAG
- a CDS encoding TIGR03619 family F420-dependent LLM class oxidoreductase, translating to MKFAFGMPRLIELKATMQPWELSVTGADQTRLAKLADRLGYDMISVPEHFLIPKSHVDLSGPHHFHAYAAMGYYAGATDRIRINSSIAILPLQHPAIAAKALSTLDWMSDGRAMVTFGAGWLAEEFDLLGVPFQQRGRMCDEYLGAIVELWTSDDPVFEGEFVSFRDVAFAPRPVQTPHLPIWMGGEAEAVLKRAARFASGWWPYLTKPEDIPAKIDFIKSQPGYDGRPFDVMYGFATSRVGEGHKVMDDPRARPGMTAPEIIDRLGWFGTLGVTMSSVPIPAVRSVAEYEDYAQWVMEEIKPKLA from the coding sequence ATGAAATTCGCTTTCGGTATGCCGCGCCTGATCGAACTCAAGGCGACGATGCAGCCCTGGGAATTGTCGGTCACGGGTGCGGACCAGACGCGGCTTGCGAAGCTGGCCGATCGGCTGGGCTATGACATGATCAGCGTGCCCGAGCATTTTCTGATCCCCAAAAGCCATGTCGACCTGTCCGGGCCTCATCATTTCCACGCCTATGCCGCGATGGGCTATTATGCCGGCGCAACGGATCGCATTCGCATCAACAGCTCGATCGCGATCCTGCCGCTCCAGCATCCGGCGATCGCCGCCAAGGCGCTGTCCACGCTCGACTGGATGTCGGACGGGCGGGCGATGGTGACATTCGGCGCGGGCTGGCTGGCGGAGGAATTCGACCTGCTTGGCGTGCCGTTCCAACAGCGCGGGCGGATGTGTGACGAATATCTTGGGGCGATCGTGGAGTTATGGACGAGTGACGATCCGGTGTTCGAGGGGGAATTTGTTTCCTTCCGCGACGTCGCCTTCGCGCCGCGCCCGGTGCAGACACCCCATCTCCCGATCTGGATGGGTGGCGAAGCGGAGGCAGTGCTGAAGCGGGCGGCGCGTTTTGCCAGCGGCTGGTGGCCCTATCTTACCAAGCCCGAAGATATCCCGGCAAAGATCGACTTCATCAAGTCGCAGCCCGGCTATGACGGGCGGCCCTTCGACGTGATGTATGGCTTTGCGACGAGCCGCGTCGGGGAGGGGCACAAGGTGATGGACGACCCCCGTGCCCGCCCCGGCATGACCGCGCCAGAGATTATCGACCGGCTGGGCTGGTTCGGGACGCTGGGCGTAACGATGAGTTCTGTCCCCATCCCCGCCGTGCGCAGCGTCGCGGAATATGAGGATTATGCGCAGTGGGTGATGGAGGAGATCAAGCCCAAGCTGGCCTAG
- a CDS encoding aromatic ring-hydroxylating dioxygenase subunit alpha: protein MAEDMLAARKSVPFEITHPERIPTKRYHDEAFYQRECEELWPHVWQMACRVEQIPNVGDWIEYSNLGQSVIIVRTTDGIKAFHNACRHRGVPLTEGSHGNCKGKGFICPFHGWRWNIEGKNTFVYGRHMFSEGQLDEADLALRPCRTEIEMGCVFINFDDDAPPLRDNLGPLAIGLEAYNADSMRAEWCYATVLPANWKIAMEAFMEGYHVMRTHPQLQQKVPILYNMMYGMDTGGIGVPINPNRTMKENIEDQVEHMQLLSDGMAGMCHAKDVAVARTLIDVDLPEDPGQAIMQWFGMVNHFVTQAGQARGEPTPDLNKIAVETPVKAVEFIFPNYFLLPFLSSMAAYRIRPLGPESCLFELWSLTHFPEGQEPEPVMEPVVLPYDSDQFPQIPRQDYSNIPLQQKGTHAAGFDFMRLSKDIEGLISNYQRIIDGYLKGVPQDKLAQATQKLAGNFDGPILDLGF, encoded by the coding sequence ATGGCAGAGGATATGTTGGCGGCGCGCAAGTCGGTCCCTTTCGAGATCACCCATCCCGAGCGCATCCCGACCAAACGCTATCATGACGAGGCTTTCTACCAGCGCGAATGCGAGGAACTGTGGCCCCATGTCTGGCAGATGGCCTGCCGCGTGGAGCAGATTCCCAATGTCGGCGACTGGATCGAATATAGCAACCTTGGCCAATCAGTCATCATCGTCCGCACCACGGACGGTATCAAGGCGTTCCACAATGCCTGCCGCCATCGCGGCGTCCCGCTGACCGAGGGCAGCCACGGCAACTGCAAGGGCAAAGGCTTTATCTGCCCCTTCCACGGTTGGCGCTGGAATATCGAGGGCAAGAACACCTTCGTCTATGGCCGCCATATGTTCAGCGAGGGTCAGTTGGACGAGGCGGATCTGGCGCTGCGTCCCTGCCGCACCGAAATCGAGATGGGCTGCGTGTTCATCAATTTCGATGATGATGCCCCGCCGCTCCGCGACAATCTGGGTCCACTTGCCATTGGCCTGGAGGCCTATAATGCCGACTCGATGCGGGCCGAATGGTGCTATGCCACCGTCCTCCCCGCCAACTGGAAGATCGCCATGGAAGCCTTCATGGAAGGCTATCATGTCATGCGGACCCATCCGCAGCTTCAGCAGAAGGTGCCGATCCTCTATAACATGATGTACGGCATGGACACGGGCGGCATCGGCGTGCCGATCAACCCGAACCGCACCATGAAGGAGAATATCGAGGATCAGGTCGAGCATATGCAGTTGCTGAGCGATGGCATGGCCGGCATGTGCCACGCCAAGGACGTGGCCGTCGCCCGCACCCTGATCGATGTCGATCTACCCGAAGACCCCGGCCAGGCGATCATGCAATGGTTCGGCATGGTCAATCATTTCGTCACGCAGGCGGGACAGGCACGCGGCGAGCCGACCCCAGACCTCAACAAGATCGCGGTGGAAACGCCGGTCAAGGCAGTGGAATTCATCTTCCCCAATTATTTCCTGCTGCCCTTCCTTTCCAGCATGGCCGCCTATCGCATCCGCCCGCTGGGACCGGAAAGCTGCCTGTTCGAACTATGGTCGCTGACCCACTTCCCCGAAGGTCAGGAGCCAGAGCCAGTGATGGAGCCGGTCGTCCTGCCCTATGACAGCGATCAGTTCCCGCAGATCCCGCGCCAGGATTATTCCAATATTCCGCTCCAGCAAAAGGGCACCCATGCGGCCGGTTTCGATTTCATGCGGCTGTCGAAGGACATTGAGGGGCTGATCAGCAATTATCAGCGGATCATCGACGGCTATCTGAAGGGCGTGCCGCAGGACAAGCTGGCACAGGCTACGCAGAAACTGGCCGGCAATTTCGACGGCCCGATCCTGGATCTGGGCTTCTGA
- a CDS encoding CoA transferase, producing MDGMTAHGGPLTGVRVIDLTAMVFGPYATQIMADMGADVIKIEPPAGDNTRFINAGPAPDLGGVFMNVNRGKRSVVLDLRQEADKAALRALIATADVFIHSMRSKAIGKLGFDYEAVKAINPNIVYTNCYGYSRRGPDGDKPAYDDTIQAECGIPHLQQLMTGKPDYFATIIADKVAGLTALYATMMALFHRERTGEGQEVEIGMFETMASFMLTEHASGMLFDPPLGNAHYHRVVARNRKPYQTKDGHIAALVYNDKHWNAFVEAVQPAWATAEFDTLAKRAGQIERVYGLLGETFAERTTREWLDLLEQLHIPAAPLRTTDELFENEHLNAVGFFETVETAQGPVRFPGVPTWFSHTPGKVAGGAPSLGADTQAVLAEIDSPAPAE from the coding sequence ATGGACGGGATGACGGCGCATGGCGGTCCACTGACCGGCGTAAGGGTTATCGACCTTACCGCCATGGTCTTTGGCCCCTATGCCACCCAGATCATGGCCGACATGGGTGCGGACGTCATCAAGATCGAGCCGCCGGCGGGCGACAATACCCGCTTCATCAACGCAGGCCCCGCGCCGGACCTGGGCGGCGTGTTCATGAACGTGAATCGCGGCAAGCGCAGCGTCGTGCTGGACCTGCGGCAGGAAGCGGACAAGGCGGCGTTGCGCGCCCTGATCGCCACCGCCGATGTGTTCATCCATTCGATGCGCAGCAAGGCGATCGGCAAGCTCGGCTTCGACTATGAAGCGGTAAAGGCGATCAATCCCAACATCGTCTATACCAATTGCTACGGCTATAGCCGCCGCGGCCCGGACGGTGACAAGCCCGCCTATGACGACACGATCCAGGCCGAATGCGGCATCCCCCATCTGCAACAGTTGATGACCGGCAAGCCCGATTATTTCGCGACGATCATCGCCGACAAGGTGGCGGGCCTCACCGCCCTTTATGCGACGATGATGGCCCTGTTCCACCGCGAACGCACGGGTGAGGGGCAGGAAGTGGAGATCGGCATGTTCGAGACGATGGCCTCCTTCATGCTCACCGAACATGCGAGCGGCATGCTGTTCGACCCGCCGCTGGGCAACGCCCATTATCATCGCGTCGTCGCGCGCAACCGCAAGCCCTATCAGACGAAGGACGGCCACATCGCCGCGCTCGTCTATAATGACAAACATTGGAACGCCTTTGTCGAGGCGGTGCAGCCAGCCTGGGCAACGGCGGAATTCGACACGCTGGCCAAGCGCGCGGGACAGATTGAGCGGGTTTATGGCCTGCTGGGCGAAACCTTTGCCGAACGCACGACGCGGGAATGGCTCGATCTGCTGGAACAGCTTCACATCCCCGCCGCGCCGCTGCGGACGACCGACGAGCTGTTCGAAAACGAGCATCTGAATGCCGTCGGCTTCTTTGAGACGGTGGAAACAGCGCAGGGGCCGGTGCGCTTTCCCGGCGTACCGACATGGTTCTCGCACACCCCCGGCAAGGTCGCGGGCGGCGCGCCATCGCTGGGCGCCGACACGCAGGCGGTGCTGGCCGAAATCGACAGTCCGGCGCCTGCGGAATAG